GCGCGGGGATGCAGCGCGACGTGCGCGGGGATGCAGCGAGCTGTGAGCGCGGGTGCGGCGGGGACGCGGCGGGACGAGCGCGGAGATCCAGCGCGACGTGCGCGGGATGTGCGCGGGGATGCAGCGCGACGTGCGCGGGATGTGCGCGGGGATGCAGCGCGACGTGCGCGGGATGAGCCCGGAGATCCAGCGCGACGTGCGCGCCATGTGCGCGGGGATAGAGCGGGACGTGCGCGGGATGTGCGCGGGCTGCGCTCGGGCCGTGCCCGGCCCCGAtccccccgctccccgcccccgGTACTCGCCTGGCGCAGCATCCCCGGCCCGGGATCGCTCCCGGGGCGCCGCGGGGAGCCcgggccgagcggggccggcggAGGCGGCCGAGCC
The genomic region above belongs to Molothrus ater isolate BHLD 08-10-18 breed brown headed cowbird chromosome 25, BPBGC_Mater_1.1, whole genome shotgun sequence and contains:
- the LOC118696448 gene encoding cuticle collagen 19-like, translated to MCAGTQLDVRGDVRRTCAGSRVRRGRGGTSAEIQRDVRGMCAGMQRDVRGMCAGMQRDVRGMSPEIQRDVRAMCAGIERDVRGMCAGCARAVPGPDPPAPRPRYSPGAASPARDRSRGAAGSPGRAGPAEAAEPPGPSWIPRRGGGRGAKVTPQRLQFPGGSEMPGKGPGGAGRE